The following are encoded in a window of Streptomyces sp. 11x1 genomic DNA:
- a CDS encoding tripartite tricarboxylate transporter TctB family protein: MTTRTDSTGTPPTPADERRSWLRDHSELGVCVLLLALGVLVLTDALTMDVDIAQRGPVGPRTVPIVVGAGLLLIAALLAVDVLRGGRGQAEAGEDIDLSEPADWRTVLLLAGVFLGTAVLIEPLGFPISGALLFWGAAYALGSRRLDRDPLIAAVISLVTYAVFDKLLGVPLPGGPLMGVL; encoded by the coding sequence GTGACGACGCGGACGGACTCCACCGGCACTCCCCCGACACCCGCCGACGAGCGACGCTCCTGGCTGCGCGACCACTCCGAGCTCGGCGTCTGCGTCCTGCTGCTGGCGCTCGGCGTCCTCGTCCTGACCGACGCGCTCACCATGGACGTCGACATCGCCCAGCGCGGTCCCGTCGGGCCGCGGACCGTGCCGATCGTGGTCGGCGCCGGTCTGCTGCTGATCGCCGCGCTGCTCGCGGTGGACGTGCTGCGCGGCGGCCGGGGCCAGGCCGAGGCCGGCGAGGACATCGATCTGTCCGAGCCGGCCGACTGGCGCACGGTGCTGCTGCTGGCCGGGGTGTTCCTCGGCACGGCGGTCCTGATCGAGCCGCTGGGCTTCCCCATATCCGGCGCCCTGCTGTTCTGGGGCGCGGCGTACGCCCTCGGCAGTCGCCGCCTGGACCGTGACCCGCTCATCGCGGCCGTCATCTCCCTGGTCACGTACGCCGTGTTCGACAAGCTGCTCGGAGTGCCGCTGCCCGGTGGCCCGCTGATGGGAGTGCTGTGA
- a CDS encoding tripartite tricarboxylate transporter permease, with protein MDAFSSLLDGFGTALTPVNLLWAAIGVLLGTAIGVLPGIGPAMAVALLLPVTYGLNPVGAFIMFAGIYYGAMFGGSTTSILLNTPGESAAVVAAMEGNPMAKSGRGAQALAAAAIGHFAGGMVGTVLLVALAPKVAELAVDIGAPDYFAIMVLAFIAVTSVLGSSRIRGLASLLIGLTIGLVGLDQMTGQQRLTFGSLQLADGVDVVIVAVGLFAIGEALWVAAHLRRSPPQPIPVGRPWLGRSDVRRTWKSWVRGPFIGFPFGAIPAGGAEIPPFLSYVTEKRLSKHQDEWGKGAIEGVAGPESAASASAAGTLVSMLTLGLPTTAVAAVMLAAFQQYGIQPGPLLFEREPDLVWGLIASLFVGMVLLLALNLPLAPLWAKLLRIPRPYLYAGILFFAAVGAYAVGGEVIDLVILLVIGLIGFGMRRYGLPVLPAVIGVILGPGAEQQLRRALQISDGSVTGLVNTPFSVTVYVIIALLLAWPLLKRLVTRRRDAEAG; from the coding sequence ATGGACGCCTTCAGCTCCCTCCTCGACGGCTTCGGTACGGCCCTGACACCGGTCAACCTGCTGTGGGCCGCGATCGGCGTCCTGCTGGGCACCGCGATCGGGGTGCTGCCGGGGATCGGGCCCGCCATGGCGGTGGCGCTGCTGCTGCCGGTGACGTACGGGCTGAACCCGGTCGGCGCGTTCATCATGTTCGCGGGCATCTACTACGGGGCGATGTTCGGCGGTTCCACCACGTCGATCCTCCTCAACACGCCCGGGGAGAGCGCGGCCGTGGTCGCCGCCATGGAAGGCAACCCCATGGCCAAGTCCGGGCGCGGCGCGCAGGCGCTGGCGGCGGCCGCCATCGGGCACTTCGCGGGCGGCATGGTCGGCACGGTCCTGCTGGTGGCCCTGGCGCCGAAGGTCGCCGAGCTGGCCGTGGACATCGGCGCCCCGGACTACTTCGCGATCATGGTGCTGGCGTTCATCGCGGTGACGTCCGTGCTGGGCTCGTCCCGCATCCGGGGCCTCGCCTCCCTGCTGATCGGCCTCACGATCGGTCTGGTGGGCCTGGACCAGATGACCGGCCAGCAACGTCTGACCTTCGGCTCGCTCCAGCTCGCCGACGGTGTGGACGTGGTGATCGTCGCGGTGGGTCTGTTCGCCATCGGGGAGGCCCTGTGGGTGGCGGCGCATCTGCGGCGCAGTCCGCCGCAGCCCATCCCGGTGGGCCGGCCGTGGCTCGGCCGCTCCGATGTGCGGCGGACCTGGAAGTCCTGGGTGCGGGGCCCGTTCATCGGCTTCCCGTTCGGCGCGATCCCTGCGGGCGGCGCGGAGATCCCCCCCTTCCTGTCGTACGTCACCGAGAAACGGCTGTCGAAGCACCAGGACGAGTGGGGCAAGGGCGCCATCGAGGGCGTCGCCGGCCCGGAGTCGGCGGCGTCGGCCTCGGCGGCGGGCACCCTCGTCTCCATGCTGACCCTCGGCCTGCCGACCACGGCGGTCGCGGCGGTCATGCTGGCGGCGTTCCAGCAGTACGGCATCCAGCCGGGCCCGCTGCTGTTCGAACGGGAGCCGGACCTGGTGTGGGGCCTGATCGCCTCGCTCTTCGTCGGCATGGTCCTGCTGCTGGCGCTCAACCTGCCGCTGGCCCCGCTGTGGGCGAAGCTGCTGCGCATCCCGCGGCCCTACCTCTACGCGGGGATCCTGTTCTTCGCGGCGGTCGGCGCGTACGCGGTCGGCGGTGAGGTGATCGACCTGGTGATCCTGCTGGTCATCGGTCTGATCGGATTCGGCATGCGCCGTTACGGTCTGCCGGTGCTGCCCGCCGTCATCGGCGTGATCCTCGGCCCGGGCGCCGAGCAGCAGCTGCGCCGGGCCCTGCAGATCAGCGACGGCAGCGTCACCGGCCTGGTGAACACGCCGTTCTCGGTGACCGTGTACGTGATCATCGCGCTCCTGCTGGCCTGGCCGCTGCTGAAGCGGCTGGTCACGCGGAGGCGCGATGCCGAGGCCGGGTGA
- a CDS encoding AMP-dependent synthetase/ligase, whose amino-acid sequence MGNFGIAPSTGPVMTGGLADSLFETAHRDPALPQLARRDSASPDTWTRVSAAEARDEVADLAKGLIASGIRPGNRVAVMARTRYEWTVLAVALWAVGAEIVPVCPTSSRDQIEWILRDAACVGVVVEDELGVMTVGSVCAKLPLLRYVWQLDAESLPQLVEAGRDVPDATVDSLRRIVMPDSTAVIAYTSGTTGRPRGCALSHRSLASPCDALLAGWRHTAAAPGEQPAILAFLPFSHVYGLMIQGMCLRGGLLLGHEPEFDEEALSAALRSFRPTFLYGVPYLFERIHKNFLRKAQQAGRGPLFERAVRTAQDYAFAVERQRLGTGPGPAMDLKLQHAFYEKTVYRKLRATLGGRVRGGCSGGSPLNRDLTLFYAGIGILVHDGYGLTETAGGITAQPVGREKFGTVGRPLPGTEIRVARDGEILVNGPSVFQGYVNDEAGTRAALQDGWLATGDIGRLDSEGYLSITGRKKEIIITSGGKGVAPAPLEEQLRTHPLIHQAVVVGDNRPCVGALLTLDPEFLAHWRGSLSAPGELLGREAREENALRQEVLRAIAAANSTVSRSESIRVYRILPEPFDLANGMLTPSMKLRRDTIVQRYEAEIEAMYATSARTARRTLSDEFAGWDDSDPDDVFRRARH is encoded by the coding sequence ATGGGCAACTTCGGCATCGCTCCGTCGACGGGCCCGGTCATGACCGGAGGGCTGGCCGATTCGCTGTTCGAGACGGCGCACCGCGATCCCGCGCTGCCTCAGCTCGCGCGCCGTGACAGCGCCTCACCCGACACCTGGACACGGGTGAGTGCGGCCGAGGCACGGGACGAAGTGGCCGATCTGGCCAAGGGGTTGATCGCGTCCGGGATCCGGCCGGGCAACCGGGTGGCCGTGATGGCGCGGACCCGGTACGAGTGGACGGTGCTCGCCGTCGCGCTGTGGGCCGTGGGCGCCGAGATCGTGCCGGTCTGTCCGACGTCGTCGCGCGACCAGATCGAGTGGATCCTGCGGGACGCGGCCTGTGTGGGCGTGGTCGTCGAGGACGAGTTGGGCGTGATGACCGTCGGTTCGGTGTGCGCCAAGCTGCCGCTGCTGCGGTACGTCTGGCAGCTGGACGCCGAGTCCCTGCCGCAGTTGGTCGAGGCGGGCCGGGACGTACCGGACGCGACGGTGGACTCGCTGCGCCGTATCGTCATGCCGGACTCCACCGCCGTCATCGCGTACACCTCCGGCACGACCGGCCGGCCCCGGGGCTGCGCGCTCTCCCACCGCAGTCTCGCCAGTCCCTGCGACGCGCTGCTCGCCGGCTGGCGGCACACGGCGGCGGCGCCCGGTGAACAGCCCGCGATCCTGGCCTTCCTGCCGTTCTCGCACGTCTACGGCCTGATGATCCAGGGGATGTGTCTGCGCGGCGGGCTGCTCCTCGGGCACGAGCCGGAGTTCGACGAGGAGGCGCTGTCCGCCGCGCTGCGCTCGTTCCGGCCGACGTTCCTCTACGGTGTCCCGTACCTCTTCGAGCGGATCCACAAGAACTTCCTGCGCAAGGCCCAACAGGCGGGCCGGGGGCCGCTGTTCGAACGCGCGGTGCGTACGGCGCAGGACTACGCCTTCGCCGTCGAGCGGCAGCGGCTGGGCACCGGTCCCGGGCCCGCGATGGATCTCAAGCTGCAACACGCCTTCTACGAGAAGACCGTGTACCGCAAACTGCGCGCGACGCTGGGCGGCCGGGTGCGCGGCGGCTGTTCGGGCGGCTCCCCCCTCAACCGCGACCTGACGCTGTTCTACGCGGGTATCGGCATCCTCGTGCACGACGGGTACGGCCTGACCGAGACCGCCGGGGGCATCACCGCCCAGCCGGTGGGCCGGGAGAAGTTCGGCACCGTGGGCCGTCCGCTGCCGGGCACGGAGATCCGGGTCGCGCGAGACGGGGAGATCCTGGTCAACGGGCCCTCGGTGTTCCAGGGGTACGTCAACGACGAGGCGGGCACCCGGGCCGCGCTCCAGGACGGCTGGCTGGCCACGGGGGACATCGGGCGGCTGGACTCCGAGGGCTATCTGTCGATCACCGGTCGCAAGAAGGAGATCATCATCACCAGCGGGGGCAAGGGGGTGGCCCCCGCGCCGCTGGAGGAGCAGCTGCGGACGCATCCGCTGATCCACCAGGCGGTCGTCGTCGGGGACAACCGGCCCTGCGTGGGTGCCCTGCTGACGCTGGACCCGGAGTTCCTCGCGCACTGGCGGGGATCGTTGTCCGCGCCGGGCGAGTTGCTGGGCCGGGAGGCGCGGGAGGAGAACGCGCTGCGGCAGGAGGTGCTGCGGGCGATCGCCGCGGCCAACAGCACGGTGTCGCGCTCGGAGTCGATCCGTGTCTACCGCATCCTGCCCGAGCCGTTCGACCTCGCCAACGGGATGCTGACGCCGTCGATGAAGCTGCGCCGGGACACCATCGTGCAGCGGTACGAGGCCGAGATCGAGGCGATGTACGCGACCTCGGCGCGCACCGCCCGCCGTACCCTCTCGGACGAGTTCGCGGGCTGGGACGACTCGGACCCCGACGACGTGTTCCGCCGCGCCCGGCACTGA
- a CDS encoding DUF4032 domain-containing protein, producing MALQISATNPEHPALLLELPWHLPLEEWPEHHLVPLPRGISRHVVRYARAGDEVVAVKELAERPALREYELLRDLDRIGIPAVDALGVVTGRLDEAGDPLEPVLITRHLGGSMPYRSMFETTMRPATMHRLMDALAVLLVRLHLAGFAWGDCSLSNTLFRRDAGAYAAYLVDAETGDLHARLSTGQREYDLDLARVNISGELLDLEASGALHPSVDPIDFGNEICSRYHRLWKELTRRSVYPAGKYHYIERRIRRLNDLGFDVAEMQIEHADNGDTVTFVPKVVDAGHHQRQLLRLTGLDTEENQARRLLTDLESWMATQDDYAPDDPLGARPEVLAHRWVREVFRPTVRAVPLELRGSMDPAEIYHQLLEHRWYLSERAQHDIGLDTAVKDYIDNVLPKTLALLPPKADDVIAD from the coding sequence ATGGCACTGCAGATCAGCGCCACCAACCCCGAACACCCCGCGCTGTTGCTCGAACTGCCGTGGCACCTGCCGCTGGAGGAGTGGCCCGAACACCATCTCGTGCCGCTCCCCCGCGGTATCTCCCGCCACGTGGTGCGCTACGCCCGCGCGGGCGACGAGGTCGTCGCCGTCAAGGAACTGGCCGAGCGACCCGCGCTGCGCGAGTACGAACTGCTGCGCGACCTCGACCGGATCGGCATCCCCGCGGTGGACGCGCTCGGCGTCGTCACCGGCCGTCTCGACGAGGCGGGCGACCCGTTGGAGCCGGTGCTGATCACCCGGCACCTGGGCGGTTCGATGCCGTACCGCTCGATGTTCGAGACGACCATGCGCCCGGCCACCATGCACCGGCTGATGGACGCCCTCGCCGTCCTGCTGGTGCGGCTGCACCTGGCCGGGTTCGCGTGGGGCGACTGCTCACTGTCCAACACGCTGTTCCGGCGGGACGCGGGCGCGTACGCGGCGTACCTGGTGGACGCCGAGACGGGCGATCTGCACGCGCGGCTGAGCACCGGGCAGCGGGAGTACGACCTCGATCTGGCCCGGGTCAACATCAGCGGCGAGCTGCTGGACCTGGAGGCGTCCGGGGCACTGCACCCGTCGGTGGACCCGATCGACTTCGGCAACGAGATCTGTTCCCGCTACCACCGGCTCTGGAAGGAGCTGACCCGCAGGTCGGTGTACCCGGCCGGGAAGTACCACTACATCGAGCGCCGGATCCGCCGTCTCAACGACCTCGGTTTCGACGTCGCCGAGATGCAGATCGAGCACGCCGACAACGGCGACACGGTGACCTTCGTGCCCAAGGTCGTCGACGCGGGCCACCACCAGCGGCAGCTGCTGCGGCTGACCGGTCTGGACACGGAGGAGAACCAGGCCCGGCGGCTGCTCACCGACCTGGAGAGCTGGATGGCCACCCAGGACGACTACGCCCCGGACGACCCCCTCGGCGCCCGTCCCGAGGTGCTGGCCCACCGCTGGGTGCGGGAGGTGTTCCGGCCGACCGTGCGGGCCGTCCCGCTCGAACTGCGCGGCTCGATGGACCCCGCGGAGATCTACCACCAGCTCCTCGAACACCGCTGGTACCTGTCCGAGCGGGCCCAGCACGACATCGGTCTGGACACGGCGGTGAAGGACTACATCGACAACGTCCTGCCGAAGACCCTGGCGCTGCTGCCGCCGAAGGCCGACGACGTCATCGCCGACTGA
- a CDS encoding universal stress protein, protein MTTRPITAAVDGTPESLAALAWAGREAVRRGLALRVVHAWRWEPHEAITVDRDGQARWAGEALAETARGVAERHPELEVTADLVEGPPVETLVGAAEHAETLVLGSRGHGTVVGFLLGSVGQQVIVESPRPVVLVRAEDTPSTEAAGREVVVGQQGTPEDSADTLRFAFETAAARGASLRAVRAWTLPPLYAYSPGSLKLLDEAGGLEPYEKKALAAALEPWQERFPGVRVTQHVEMGSAGQVLLSVAQRAQLVVVGRRARRTAVGARIGSVAHGVLHHAHCPVAVVPHR, encoded by the coding sequence ATGACGACGCGCCCGATCACCGCCGCAGTGGACGGTACCCCCGAGAGCCTCGCCGCACTGGCGTGGGCCGGCCGGGAGGCCGTACGCCGGGGCCTGGCGCTGCGGGTGGTGCACGCGTGGCGGTGGGAGCCGCACGAGGCGATCACCGTGGACCGGGACGGACAGGCGCGGTGGGCCGGCGAGGCCCTCGCCGAGACCGCGCGGGGGGTCGCCGAACGGCACCCGGAGCTGGAGGTGACCGCGGACCTCGTGGAGGGCCCGCCGGTCGAGACGCTGGTCGGCGCCGCCGAGCACGCCGAGACCCTGGTGCTGGGCTCGCGCGGGCACGGCACGGTGGTCGGCTTCCTGCTGGGCTCGGTCGGACAGCAGGTGATCGTCGAGTCACCGCGTCCCGTTGTGCTGGTGCGCGCCGAGGACACCCCGAGCACCGAGGCCGCCGGACGCGAGGTCGTCGTCGGCCAGCAGGGCACGCCGGAGGACAGCGCCGACACGCTCCGGTTCGCCTTCGAGACGGCCGCCGCGCGCGGGGCGTCCCTGCGCGCGGTGCGGGCGTGGACGCTGCCCCCGCTGTACGCGTACAGCCCCGGCTCGCTGAAGCTCCTCGACGAGGCCGGCGGGCTTGAGCCCTACGAGAAGAAGGCGCTGGCCGCCGCACTGGAGCCGTGGCAGGAGCGGTTCCCCGGGGTGCGGGTCACCCAGCACGTCGAGATGGGCAGCGCCGGGCAGGTGCTGCTGTCCGTGGCCCAGCGGGCCCAACTGGTGGTCGTCGGGCGCCGCGCCCGCCGTACGGCCGTCGGCGCCCGCATCGGGTCGGTCGCCCACGGCGTCCTGCACCACGCGCACTGCCCGGTGGCGGTCGTCCCCCACAGGTGA
- a CDS encoding VOC family protein — translation MTLQWEQVLVDAADPAALGRWWAQALGWVAVDESPDEYEIRTAPDRLPGLLFGRAPDPKNGKNRLHLDFRPDDQEAEVTRLLALGARHADIGQTGDEPWVVLQDPEGNEFCVLAPRRT, via the coding sequence ATGACCTTGCAGTGGGAGCAGGTGCTGGTGGACGCGGCCGATCCGGCGGCGCTGGGCCGCTGGTGGGCACAGGCGCTCGGGTGGGTGGCGGTCGACGAGTCCCCCGACGAGTACGAGATCCGTACGGCCCCGGACCGTCTGCCCGGCCTCCTGTTCGGGCGCGCCCCCGACCCGAAGAACGGCAAGAACCGCCTCCACCTGGATTTCCGCCCGGACGACCAGGAGGCGGAGGTCACCCGCCTCCTCGCCCTCGGGGCCCGGCACGCGGACATCGGGCAGACCGGTGACGAGCCCTGGGTCGTGCTCCAGGACCCGGAGGGCAACGAGTTCTGCGTGCTGGCCCCGCGCCGGACCTGA
- a CDS encoding FAD-dependent oxidoreductase — translation MTQAVGPARNVILTVDDDPGVSRAVARDLRRRYGESYRIVRAETGQAALEALRELKLRGDQVAVILADYRMPEMNGIEFLEQALDVHPGARRVLLTAYADTGAAIDAINVIDLDHYLLKPWDPPEEKLYPVLDDLLQAWRATDRTRAGTTKVVGHRWSARSSGVREFLARNQVPYRWFSSDEPEGRRLLAAAGADGTRLPLVVTPDGTPLVAPEDPELAEKVGLATTPAQEFYDLVVIGGGPAGLGAAVYGASEGLRTLLVERSATGGQAGQSSRIENYLGFPDGVSGGQLTGRARRQATKFGAEILTAREASGLEVNGAARTVRFSDGSTVAAHSVILATGVSYRQLAAPGCADLTGCGVFYGSALTEAAGCQGHDVYIVGGANSAGQAAMYLSRGAKSVTLLVRGESLTASMSHYLIQQLAEAPNIFVRPGTVVEAAHGTNQLEQLTLKDVASGREELVDAQWLFVFIGAEPHTDWLEGTVLRDERGFIVAGPDMTPDGGPPAGWELDRPPYHLETNVPGVFVAGDARSESAKRVASAVGEGAMAVMLVHRYLEQS, via the coding sequence ATGACTCAGGCTGTCGGTCCCGCGCGGAACGTGATCCTCACGGTGGATGACGATCCCGGGGTCTCCCGTGCGGTGGCGAGGGATCTGCGCCGCAGGTACGGCGAGTCGTACCGGATCGTGCGGGCGGAGACCGGGCAGGCCGCGCTGGAGGCCCTGCGGGAGCTGAAGCTGCGCGGCGACCAGGTGGCGGTGATCCTGGCCGACTACCGCATGCCGGAGATGAACGGCATCGAGTTCCTGGAACAGGCCCTGGACGTCCATCCGGGCGCGCGGCGGGTCCTGCTCACCGCGTACGCCGACACCGGCGCGGCGATCGACGCGATCAACGTCATCGACCTCGACCACTATCTGCTCAAGCCCTGGGACCCGCCGGAGGAGAAGCTCTATCCGGTCCTGGACGACCTGCTCCAGGCCTGGCGGGCCACCGACCGTACCCGCGCGGGCACGACGAAGGTGGTCGGGCACCGCTGGTCGGCGCGGTCGTCGGGCGTACGGGAGTTCCTGGCGCGCAACCAGGTGCCGTACCGCTGGTTCTCGTCGGACGAGCCGGAGGGACGGCGGCTGCTCGCGGCGGCCGGGGCGGACGGCACACGGCTGCCGCTGGTCGTCACCCCGGACGGTACGCCGCTGGTGGCGCCGGAGGACCCGGAGCTGGCGGAGAAGGTGGGGCTGGCGACCACACCGGCCCAGGAGTTCTACGACCTGGTCGTCATCGGCGGCGGACCCGCAGGGCTCGGCGCCGCCGTGTACGGCGCCTCGGAGGGACTGCGGACGCTGCTGGTCGAGCGGTCGGCCACGGGCGGCCAGGCGGGCCAGAGCTCACGGATCGAGAACTACCTCGGGTTCCCCGACGGGGTGTCCGGCGGTCAGCTCACCGGCCGGGCGCGCCGTCAGGCCACCAAGTTCGGCGCGGAGATCCTCACCGCCCGTGAGGCGAGCGGGCTGGAGGTGAACGGGGCGGCGCGGACCGTCCGGTTCTCCGACGGCTCGACGGTCGCCGCGCACAGCGTGATCCTCGCGACCGGCGTGTCGTACCGGCAGCTCGCCGCGCCGGGCTGCGCGGACCTCACCGGCTGCGGGGTGTTCTACGGTTCCGCCCTGACCGAGGCGGCCGGCTGCCAGGGGCACGACGTGTACATCGTGGGCGGCGCCAACTCGGCCGGGCAGGCGGCGATGTACCTGTCCCGGGGCGCCAAGTCGGTCACCCTCCTCGTGCGCGGCGAGTCGCTGACCGCGTCCATGTCGCACTATCTGATCCAGCAGCTCGCCGAGGCCCCCAACATCTTCGTGCGCCCCGGCACGGTCGTGGAGGCCGCGCACGGCACGAACCAGCTGGAGCAGCTGACGCTGAAGGACGTGGCGAGCGGGCGTGAGGAACTCGTCGACGCGCAGTGGCTGTTCGTGTTCATCGGCGCCGAGCCCCACACCGACTGGCTGGAGGGGACCGTGCTGCGCGACGAGCGCGGGTTCATCGTGGCCGGGCCGGACATGACCCCGGACGGGGGCCCGCCGGCGGGCTGGGAGCTGGACCGGCCGCCGTACCACCTGGAGACCAATGTCCCCGGGGTGTTCGTCGCCGGGGACGCGCGGTCAGAGTCCGCGAAGCGGGTCGCGTCGGCCGTAGGAGAGGGAGCGATGGCCGTGATGCTGGTGCACAGGTATCTGGAGCAGTCATGA
- a CDS encoding ATP-binding protein encodes MSGQPSPCDRAELGRLFLFEKLDDEQLDRLCREGRVERFEPGHVYREGEPATCFFVLLEGTVVLSRQVGDDDVEVSRSSQVGVYAGAFQAYLGDQADQARYKGSMRVTVPSRFYVLPAAAFAQIMRDWFPMAVHLLEGLFFGSQNTQRTINQRERLLALGSLSAGLTHELNNPAAAAVRATSALRERVAGMRHKLGAIAAGPYKRAMLESLVDLQERTAEQVAKATPLSPLEASDREDELTDWLDDHGIAGGWQLAPNFVQAGLDTAWLDQVAEAVDEHTLEGAVRWLNYTVETELLMNEIEDSTARVTQLVDAAKQYSQLDRAPYQNADVHELLDSTLLMLSGKIGDRIEVVKEYDRSLPRIPAYPGELNQVWTNLIDNAVAAINDTGGAGTLTVRTALDHRDQVLIEFRDTGPGIPAEIKGRIFDPFFTTKPVGQGTGLGLDISWRIVVNKHHGHIEVHSRPGETRFQVLLPLTAPAADLDVTLADDPEETP; translated from the coding sequence GTGAGCGGGCAGCCGTCGCCGTGCGACCGGGCCGAGCTGGGCCGTCTGTTCCTGTTCGAGAAGCTGGACGACGAGCAGTTGGACCGGCTGTGCCGCGAGGGCCGGGTGGAGCGGTTCGAGCCGGGTCACGTCTACCGGGAGGGCGAGCCGGCCACCTGTTTCTTCGTGCTCCTGGAGGGCACGGTGGTGCTGTCGCGGCAGGTCGGCGACGACGACGTGGAGGTCAGCCGCAGCTCCCAGGTCGGGGTGTACGCGGGCGCCTTCCAGGCGTATCTCGGGGACCAGGCGGACCAGGCCCGTTACAAGGGCTCCATGCGGGTCACCGTCCCCTCGCGCTTCTACGTCCTGCCCGCGGCGGCCTTCGCGCAGATCATGCGTGACTGGTTCCCCATGGCGGTCCATCTGCTGGAGGGGCTGTTCTTCGGGAGCCAGAACACCCAGCGGACCATCAACCAGCGGGAACGGCTGCTGGCGCTGGGCTCGTTGTCGGCCGGGCTGACACACGAGCTGAACAACCCGGCCGCGGCGGCCGTCCGGGCGACCTCGGCGTTGAGGGAGCGGGTGGCCGGGATGCGGCACAAGCTCGGGGCGATCGCCGCAGGCCCGTACAAGCGGGCGATGCTGGAGTCGCTGGTCGATCTGCAGGAGCGGACGGCCGAGCAGGTCGCGAAAGCGACGCCGCTCAGTCCGCTGGAGGCCTCCGACCGGGAGGACGAGCTGACGGACTGGCTCGACGACCACGGGATCGCGGGCGGCTGGCAGCTCGCGCCGAACTTCGTGCAGGCCGGACTCGACACCGCGTGGCTGGACCAGGTCGCCGAGGCCGTGGACGAGCACACCCTCGAAGGCGCGGTGCGCTGGCTCAACTACACCGTCGAGACCGAGCTGTTGATGAACGAGATCGAGGACTCCACGGCCCGTGTCACCCAGCTCGTCGACGCGGCGAAGCAGTACTCGCAGCTCGACCGCGCGCCCTACCAGAACGCCGACGTCCACGAACTCCTCGACAGCACCCTGCTGATGCTGTCCGGGAAGATCGGCGACCGCATCGAGGTGGTGAAGGAGTACGACCGCTCGCTGCCGCGCATCCCCGCGTATCCGGGCGAGCTGAACCAGGTGTGGACGAACCTGATCGACAACGCGGTCGCCGCGATCAACGACACCGGTGGCGCGGGCACGTTGACGGTGCGGACGGCACTGGACCACCGCGATCAGGTCCTGATCGAGTTCCGTGACACGGGCCCCGGCATCCCGGCGGAGATCAAGGGCCGGATCTTCGACCCCTTCTTCACGACCAAGCCGGTGGGGCAGGGCACCGGGCTCGGCCTCGACATCTCCTGGCGCATCGTCGTCAACAAGCACCACGGACACATCGAGGTCCACTCCCGGCCGGGGGAGACCCGTTTCCAGGTCCTCCTGCCGCTGACGGCACCGGCCGCCGACCTGGACGTCACGCTCGCCGACGACCCCGAGGAGACCCCATGA
- a CDS encoding UBP-type zinc finger domain-containing protein, with product MTLPAGIDPTVPPSGDGCVECEEAGGWWFHLRRCAQCGHVGCCDSSPAQHATAHAGATGHPFVQSYEPGESWFWNYETDEMYESGPDLAPPLSHPEGQPSPGPAGRVPRDWTSALR from the coding sequence ATGACCCTGCCCGCCGGAATCGACCCCACCGTTCCGCCGAGCGGCGACGGGTGCGTGGAGTGCGAGGAGGCCGGCGGCTGGTGGTTCCACCTGCGGCGCTGCGCCCAGTGCGGCCATGTCGGCTGCTGCGACTCCTCCCCGGCCCAGCACGCCACGGCCCACGCGGGAGCCACCGGGCATCCCTTCGTCCAGAGTTACGAGCCGGGCGAGTCGTGGTTCTGGAACTACGAGACGGACGAGATGTACGAGTCGGGGCCGGACCTCGCGCCGCCCCTCAGCCATCCGGAGGGACAGCCGTCGCCGGGCCCCGCGGGGCGCGTCCCGCGGGACTGGACGTCGGCGCTACGGTGA